In one Mucilaginibacter sp. PAMB04168 genomic region, the following are encoded:
- a CDS encoding DUF4262 domain-containing protein has product MDTALTDGDKKLISDVEQYGFHIVHVLADNGLPGFGFSVGLFHNFKHPEIIIIGLQQELIHSLINDMGEAIKSGKVFDAYSYSPDILEGFECYFIPIDQCNYRDYLGYAHWFYKNDEFPVLQCIYPTVKGIYPWQSDWPQRIKHIQPILGPLNF; this is encoded by the coding sequence ATGGATACTGCATTAACCGACGGTGATAAAAAGTTAATAAGTGACGTAGAGCAATATGGGTTCCATATTGTTCACGTCCTTGCTGATAACGGCCTGCCTGGCTTTGGCTTTTCTGTCGGTTTGTTTCACAACTTTAAACACCCGGAGATCATCATTATAGGCCTGCAGCAAGAATTAATTCATTCGCTCATTAACGATATGGGAGAAGCCATTAAAAGTGGAAAAGTTTTTGATGCGTACTCCTATTCGCCGGATATACTGGAAGGCTTTGAGTGCTATTTTATCCCTATTGATCAATGTAATTACCGAGACTATTTAGGTTATGCACACTGGTTTTATAAAAACGATGAGTTTCCGGTGTTACAGTGTATTTATCCAACAGTAAAGGGCATTTACCCTTGGCAAAGTGATTGGCCTCAGAGAATAAAGCATATACAACCCATATTAGGACCACTAAATTTTTAA
- a CDS encoding alpha/beta fold hydrolase, producing MTEQYHRWYSQTLNQDMEMLVFGTRGYPVILFPTSMGRYYQNKDYGLIDSARWFIDNGLVKIYCPDAIDLQSWYNKGIHPADRARNHARYDQMLHNEVVPWAMHETGIGKVCVAGCSFGGYHAANYAFKHPERVDHMFSMGGAFDIRMFTDGYYDDNIFYNNPVDYLPGSNHQDLWRMNIILGTSDRDICKEYNYQLSNILNQKHINHWLDVRPFAEHDWPIWKEMFPHYLSTIS from the coding sequence TTGACTGAACAATATCACCGCTGGTACTCACAAACCCTTAATCAGGACATGGAAATGCTGGTGTTTGGCACCCGTGGCTATCCGGTTATCCTGTTTCCAACCTCAATGGGCCGCTATTATCAGAACAAAGATTATGGCCTGATTGACAGCGCACGCTGGTTTATAGACAATGGCCTGGTGAAAATTTACTGCCCCGACGCTATAGACCTGCAAAGCTGGTACAATAAGGGCATTCATCCGGCCGACCGCGCCCGCAACCATGCCCGGTACGACCAGATGTTACACAACGAAGTAGTGCCCTGGGCTATGCACGAAACCGGTATAGGCAAGGTGTGCGTAGCGGGTTGCAGCTTTGGTGGCTACCACGCAGCCAATTATGCCTTTAAACACCCTGAACGAGTTGACCACATGTTTAGCATGGGTGGTGCTTTCGACATCAGGATGTTTACCGATGGGTATTATGACGATAACATCTTTTACAATAATCCGGTAGATTACCTGCCAGGCAGTAACCATCAAGACCTATGGCGTATGAACATTATTCTGGGTACGTCAGACCGTGATATCTGCAAAGAGTATAACTACCAGCTTTCAAATATTCTAAATCAAAAACACATTAATCACTGGCTGGATGTAAGACCATTTGCCGAGCACGACTGGCCCATCTGGAAAGAAATGTTTCCGCATTATTTATCAACCATAAGTTAA
- a CDS encoding alpha/beta hydrolase-fold protein yields MYTAWPETMTVTETSLHIASALLNREVKCTLYSTDDIAPQSLLLLNDGQDAGNLKLKEILEFQYERSGIDPLLVVAIHAGEERIQEYGVADQPDFKMRGSKAGLYARFIVEELLPAIYLETGLQAFKTTAYAGFSLGGLSAFDIAWNRADVFNKVGVFSGSFWWRSKDLADGYTDMDRIAHQMVRESANKPELKFWLQTGTLDETADRNKNGIIDSIDDTIDFVKELEAKGYMRPSDIQYLEMVGGEHNAATWAKAMPKFLCWAFSG; encoded by the coding sequence ATGTATACTGCCTGGCCCGAAACCATGACCGTTACCGAAACCAGCCTCCATATAGCCTCGGCTTTGCTTAACCGCGAAGTGAAATGCACCCTTTACTCAACTGATGATATTGCGCCGCAAAGCCTGCTCTTGTTGAATGACGGACAGGATGCTGGGAATTTAAAGCTGAAAGAAATCCTTGAATTTCAATACGAACGCAGTGGCATTGATCCCTTACTGGTAGTAGCCATACATGCCGGCGAAGAGCGCATTCAAGAATATGGTGTGGCAGACCAGCCTGATTTTAAAATGCGAGGCTCAAAAGCGGGTTTATATGCCCGGTTTATTGTGGAAGAGCTTTTGCCGGCTATTTACCTGGAAACTGGCCTGCAGGCGTTTAAAACAACGGCTTATGCGGGTTTTTCGCTTGGCGGGTTATCTGCATTTGATATTGCCTGGAACCGTGCAGATGTTTTTAATAAAGTGGGCGTATTCTCCGGCTCGTTCTGGTGGCGCAGTAAGGATCTGGCTGACGGTTATACCGATATGGACCGCATAGCGCATCAAATGGTCCGCGAATCAGCAAATAAGCCTGAGCTTAAATTTTGGTTACAGACCGGTACGCTTGATGAAACAGCCGACCGCAACAAAAACGGCATTATTGACTCGATTGACGATACTATAGATTTCGTAAAAGAATTGGAGGCTAAGGGGTACATGCGCCCCAGCGATATTCAATACCTCGAAATGGTGGGCGGCGAACACAATGCAGCTACCTGGGCTAAGGCAATGCCTAAGTTTTTGTGCTGGGCATTTAGCGGGTAA
- the typA gene encoding translational GTPase TypA: MQNQIRNIAIIAHVDHGKTTLVDKILHSCAIFRDNQETGELILDNNDLERERGITIVSKNVSVRYKDVKINIIDTPGHADFGGEVERVLKMADGVLLLCDAFEGAMPQTRFVTQKALALGLKPIVVVNKVDKENCRPEEVYEQIFELFFNLDATEEQLDFPVIYGSSKQGWMSTDYKVKTDDIFPLMDAILANIPPAPISEGTLQMQITSLDYSSFVGRIAVGRVARGVIKENQPVSLVKRDGTIQKSRIKELYTFEGLGKVKVTEVKSGDICAVVGIEGFDIGDTIADFEKPEQLEVIHIDEPTMNMLFTINTSPFFGKEGKFVTSRHLRDRLYKEMEKNLALKIVETESPDSYLVYGRGILHLSVLIETMRREGYELQVGQPQVIIKEIDGVKCEPIEVLTVDVPGDVAGKVIELVTQRKGDLLVMEPKGDLQHLEFEIPARGIIGLRNNVLTATGGEAIMAHRFKAYEPWKGAIPGRANGVLVSMDTGKTTAFAIDKLQDRGRFHIEPGVDIYEGQILGEHIRDNDLVINLTKGKQLTNMRASGSDTNVRIAPAIKFSLEESMEYIQADEYIEVTPQSIRMRKIYLNENERKINAKKFQSA; this comes from the coding sequence ATGCAAAATCAAATTCGTAATATTGCTATTATAGCACACGTTGACCACGGTAAAACTACTTTGGTTGATAAAATCCTTCATAGCTGCGCCATCTTCCGTGATAACCAGGAGACCGGCGAGCTGATTCTGGACAATAACGATCTGGAACGCGAGCGGGGCATTACCATCGTTTCTAAAAACGTATCGGTACGGTATAAAGACGTAAAGATCAACATTATTGATACTCCTGGTCACGCCGACTTTGGCGGTGAGGTTGAGCGTGTGTTAAAAATGGCCGATGGCGTTTTATTGTTGTGTGATGCTTTTGAAGGCGCCATGCCACAAACTCGTTTCGTAACCCAAAAGGCTTTGGCTTTAGGCTTAAAACCAATTGTGGTTGTAAACAAAGTAGATAAAGAAAACTGCCGTCCGGAAGAGGTTTATGAACAAATTTTTGAGTTGTTCTTTAACTTGGATGCTACCGAAGAGCAACTGGATTTTCCGGTTATCTACGGTTCATCAAAACAAGGTTGGATGAGCACCGACTATAAAGTTAAAACCGATGATATCTTCCCTTTAATGGATGCTATCCTGGCTAACATTCCACCGGCCCCTATCAGCGAGGGTACTTTACAAATGCAAATCACTTCGTTAGATTATTCATCTTTCGTGGGCCGTATTGCTGTTGGTCGTGTGGCTCGTGGCGTAATTAAAGAAAACCAGCCGGTATCTTTGGTGAAACGCGATGGCACTATTCAAAAATCAAGAATTAAGGAGCTTTACACTTTTGAAGGTCTAGGTAAAGTTAAAGTAACCGAAGTAAAGTCGGGCGATATATGTGCGGTTGTTGGTATTGAAGGTTTCGACATTGGCGATACCATTGCCGATTTTGAGAAACCAGAACAACTGGAAGTTATCCATATCGATGAGCCTACCATGAACATGCTCTTCACCATTAATACTTCACCGTTTTTTGGTAAAGAAGGCAAGTTTGTAACCTCACGTCACCTGCGCGATCGTTTGTACAAAGAGATGGAGAAAAACCTGGCCCTTAAAATTGTGGAAACTGAGTCTCCGGATTCATACCTGGTTTATGGTCGTGGTATTCTTCACTTATCAGTACTGATCGAAACCATGCGCCGCGAAGGTTATGAGTTACAGGTTGGCCAGCCACAGGTTATTATTAAAGAGATTGACGGTGTTAAATGTGAGCCAATTGAGGTACTTACAGTTGACGTACCTGGTGATGTTGCCGGTAAGGTAATAGAGCTGGTAACACAGCGTAAAGGCGATCTTTTGGTTATGGAGCCTAAAGGCGATTTACAGCACTTAGAATTTGAAATTCCGGCCCGTGGTATTATTGGTTTACGTAACAACGTATTAACTGCTACTGGTGGCGAGGCTATTATGGCCCACCGCTTTAAAGCTTACGAGCCTTGGAAAGGAGCTATTCCTGGCCGTGCGAATGGTGTATTGGTATCAATGGATACTGGTAAAACAACTGCATTTGCTATAGATAAGTTGCAGGATCGTGGTCGTTTCCACATAGAGCCGGGTGTTGATATTTATGAAGGCCAGATTTTGGGCGAGCATATTCGTGATAATGACCTGGTTATTAACTTAACTAAAGGCAAGCAGTTAACCAACATGCGCGCATCTGGTAGTGATACCAACGTGCGTATTGCACCTGCTATCAAATTCTCTTTAGAAGAATCAATGGAATACATACAGGCTGATGAATACATTGAGGTAACTCCTCAGAGCATTCGTATGCGCAAAATCTATCTGAACGAAAACGAAAGAAAGATTAACGCTAAGAAGTTCCAGTCTGCCTAA
- a CDS encoding FkbM family methyltransferase, protein MIPDHPDFRPLHSYSQDGEDMLLRPLLMEHIKDYDTYKGFFVDIGAHHPFRYSNTMHFYEQGWRGINIEPTPAAIELFNQYREHDINLNVGIGAERTRQTLYCFNDSAFNSFDQVGSQSRHADTSPYHIVETAEVEIYPLAQVLEENLPAGQVVIDFMSVDVAGLDISVLRSNNWEKYRPSFVLVEDVDVNFSHLDASEAYSFLAEQGYQMVSKTPRTLIFKQTLSR, encoded by the coding sequence ATGATACCCGATCATCCAGATTTCAGACCGCTGCACTCCTACTCCCAGGATGGGGAAGATATGCTGCTCCGTCCGTTGCTTATGGAACATATTAAAGACTATGACACCTACAAGGGCTTTTTTGTGGATATAGGCGCGCATCACCCCTTTCGCTACTCTAACACCATGCACTTTTATGAACAGGGCTGGCGTGGTATAAATATTGAGCCCACTCCTGCTGCTATTGAGCTTTTTAACCAATACCGCGAGCATGACATTAATTTAAACGTAGGCATAGGCGCCGAACGTACCCGGCAAACCTTGTACTGCTTCAACGATTCGGCTTTTAACAGTTTTGACCAGGTAGGCTCACAAAGCCGCCACGCTGATACCAGTCCTTATCACATTGTTGAAACTGCCGAAGTGGAAATTTATCCTTTAGCGCAAGTACTTGAGGAGAACCTGCCGGCAGGCCAGGTAGTAATTGATTTTATGAGCGTAGATGTTGCAGGCCTTGATATAAGTGTGCTGCGATCTAATAACTGGGAAAAATACCGTCCTAGCTTTGTATTGGTTGAGGATGTGGACGTAAATTTTAGTCACCTGGATGCATCTGAAGCTTACAGCTTTTTAGCTGAACAAGGCTACCAAATGGTGAGCAAAACGCCGCGCACCTTAATATTTAAGCAAACACTAAGCCGGTAA
- a CDS encoding flippase, producing MRIPNIPGFDQQALEKYFKNTGMLFIGRIGSLLIKMIVSIQIANYLEPTNNGIVTGGTVYIYFFSAIATLGLDQFIIKELHQFPEQRDTILGTSFWLKVISGFVCIPLMFLAYQVYPARATPYHYVLILSFIGVAQAFNVIDSYFQSQVQSKYIMQVQVAGNLVSAAIKISFIYLKTPMVYFVYAYLLDVVLLSAGYFFTYQRKQRNIFNWSFNKPLAVKLLSYSWPLIISGIMVALYMKIDQLMLQNIIGVKESGAYATVAQLSEAWNFVPAVVVSSLFPAILNARRDDPERYKKRIQNLYDLMVYLSVPAALVITFASPLVYKLYKPEYAYAAPVLSVHIWSGVFVFLGAASGQYLIAENLNKLTFIRTGFGAIVNIVLNLLLIPKMGMMGAAIATLIAYASAAFFILAIPKVNKQGIMMLKSLFLISLFQKVTKR from the coding sequence ATGCGTATTCCCAATATTCCAGGTTTTGATCAGCAAGCTTTAGAAAAGTATTTCAAGAATACCGGGATGCTGTTTATTGGCCGTATTGGCAGCTTACTCATAAAAATGATTGTAAGCATCCAAATAGCCAATTACCTGGAACCTACTAATAACGGTATTGTAACAGGCGGAACAGTTTACATCTACTTCTTTTCGGCCATTGCTACCCTGGGTCTCGATCAATTCATTATCAAGGAGCTACACCAGTTCCCCGAACAGCGCGATACTATTTTGGGTACTTCGTTCTGGCTTAAAGTAATCTCAGGCTTTGTCTGTATACCGTTAATGTTCCTGGCTTATCAAGTTTATCCCGCCCGGGCTACACCTTATCATTATGTGCTCATCCTGTCGTTTATTGGCGTGGCCCAGGCATTTAATGTAATTGATAGTTATTTCCAGTCGCAGGTTCAGTCTAAATACATTATGCAGGTGCAGGTAGCGGGTAACCTAGTGTCGGCCGCTATCAAAATTAGCTTCATCTACCTCAAGACGCCTATGGTATATTTTGTATACGCTTACTTGCTCGATGTGGTGCTGTTGTCTGCAGGTTACTTTTTTACTTATCAGCGTAAGCAGCGTAACATATTTAACTGGTCGTTTAATAAGCCGCTTGCAGTAAAGTTGTTAAGTTACTCGTGGCCCCTCATTATATCGGGCATTATGGTGGCGTTGTATATGAAGATAGACCAACTGATGCTGCAAAATATTATTGGCGTAAAAGAATCGGGCGCTTATGCTACAGTAGCTCAGCTAAGCGAAGCCTGGAACTTTGTGCCAGCCGTCGTAGTGTCGTCGCTGTTTCCGGCTATCCTGAATGCCCGTCGGGATGACCCCGAGCGGTATAAAAAACGAATACAGAACCTTTATGATCTGATGGTTTACCTGAGCGTGCCGGCTGCTTTAGTTATTACCTTTGCATCGCCCCTTGTTTATAAACTTTACAAGCCAGAGTATGCGTATGCTGCACCGGTGCTATCGGTGCATATATGGTCGGGCGTGTTTGTGTTTTTGGGAGCAGCCAGCGGGCAGTATCTTATTGCCGAAAACCTGAACAAGCTTACTTTTATCCGCACCGGTTTTGGCGCCATTGTTAACATTGTGCTGAATTTACTGCTCATACCTAAAATGGGCATGATGGGGGCTGCCATAGCCACCTTGATAGCTTATGCAAGCGCTGCGTTCTTTATTTTGGCTATTCCTAAAGTAAATAAGCAAGGCATAATGATGTTAAAATCTTTATTCTTAATTTCACTTTTTCAAAAAGTTACTAAACGTTGA
- a CDS encoding FkbM family methyltransferase produces the protein MSKFTALINILKQPERLKALLSYNEKGYLNTIGWFNAFDKKAPVDGNGNPIPWVTYSFIDFIKDRLKPEHAVFEFGSGNSTAFYAQRTGIVVSVEHDKEWFDKISAGKPDNAELIYCELQRDGDYCRMPVKLGEEFDIIIVDGRDRVNCCIQAVEALSEHGVIVLDDSERPEYRDGINHLLDKGFKQIPFSGISPGLFYYKSTTVFYKVDNCLGI, from the coding sequence TTGAGCAAATTTACCGCCCTTATAAACATACTCAAGCAGCCCGAGCGCTTAAAGGCCTTGCTGTCCTACAATGAAAAAGGTTACCTGAATACAATTGGCTGGTTCAATGCCTTTGATAAAAAAGCGCCGGTAGATGGCAATGGTAACCCTATCCCCTGGGTTACGTACTCTTTTATTGATTTTATAAAAGACAGGCTGAAACCTGAGCATGCCGTTTTTGAGTTTGGATCGGGTAACTCAACCGCTTTTTATGCACAGCGTACGGGCATAGTGGTATCGGTTGAGCATGATAAGGAGTGGTTTGACAAGATAAGCGCCGGTAAGCCTGATAATGCCGAACTGATTTATTGCGAACTACAGCGCGACGGCGATTATTGCCGTATGCCGGTAAAGCTTGGCGAAGAATTTGATATTATTATTGTAGACGGCCGCGACCGCGTAAACTGCTGCATACAAGCTGTTGAAGCGCTTTCAGAACATGGTGTGATTGTTTTGGATGACTCAGAACGGCCTGAATACCGTGATGGTATCAACCACTTACTTGATAAAGGCTTTAAGCAGATACCGTTTAGTGGTATATCGCCGGGATTATTTTACTACAAAAGCACCACTGTATTTTATAAAGTTGACAACTGTTTAGGTATTTAA
- a CDS encoding class I SAM-dependent methyltransferase: MADDKLSGNVKTAYDEFYKTHDEAWRMLGAKYKAQHIIDVCQGFTFNKVLEVGAGDGSILKILSEKNFAPEYHAVEISESGVSYIQSRQIQSLKSVQVFDGYHLPYPDDSVDLIILSHVLEHVEHERLLLRELKRVAKMCVIEVPRDYKTNVDDRIKHFLAYGHINVYTPTSLRYLLRTEGFEIMKDLTSMIEPEVTQFNAYINLKKPKSFVTDLKIKAEYAVKNAMGNLMGKRKQEQLANAYTVLCSKTNQQTEIF, from the coding sequence ATGGCTGATGATAAACTGAGCGGCAATGTAAAGACCGCTTACGACGAGTTTTATAAGACCCATGACGAAGCCTGGCGTATGCTGGGCGCTAAGTACAAAGCGCAGCATATTATTGACGTTTGCCAGGGCTTTACTTTCAACAAAGTGCTGGAGGTAGGTGCAGGCGATGGCAGCATACTCAAGATACTTTCAGAAAAAAACTTTGCACCTGAATATCATGCTGTCGAAATTTCAGAGAGCGGTGTGTCTTATATCCAATCGCGCCAGATTCAAAGTTTAAAATCGGTGCAGGTGTTTGATGGTTACCATTTACCTTACCCTGATGATAGCGTCGACCTTATCATTCTATCACACGTGCTGGAGCATGTGGAACACGAGCGTTTGCTGCTGAGGGAGCTGAAACGCGTAGCCAAAATGTGCGTAATTGAAGTTCCGCGCGATTATAAAACTAACGTTGATGACCGCATTAAGCACTTCTTGGCTTACGGGCATATCAACGTTTATACACCCACCTCCTTAAGGTATTTGTTGCGTACCGAGGGCTTTGAGATTATGAAGGATCTGACTTCGATGATTGAGCCTGAGGTTACCCAATTTAACGCTTATATAAATCTGAAAAAGCCTAAAAGTTTTGTAACTGACTTGAAAATTAAAGCCGAATATGCGGTAAAGAACGCTATGGGTAACTTAATGGGCAAAAGGAAGCAAGAACAG